One window from the genome of Bdellovibrio sp. NC01 encodes:
- a CDS encoding Hsp33 family molecular chaperone HslO, with amino-acid sequence MAKEQTKERVHRFVSKDLTLRIAAVDATSVVAHMQDLQKTAPIPTVAVGRSMVGALLMASNLKDGQQVGLLFKGSGPLQSVYAEAGYNGQVRGYTPNPTYQPANYDKGLSLKDAMGIGLLTVARHQPFQKQPFHGTVEMVSGEVGDDIAHYLNQSHQIRSVVSLGVYLDTNGKVAKAGGVIIEVMPGVDEAVVDRIQQNYEKNRPNISKMLMDGAQPVDLVKPFMEGIEFEELEHDQSLEYFCPCTKDRVVRALETLGEAELQDMIDKKEEVHVTCQVCGKPYNVTIPEVEAIKKHLHKESMH; translated from the coding sequence ATGGCTAAAGAACAAACGAAAGAAAGAGTTCATCGCTTCGTTTCAAAAGATCTTACGCTGCGAATTGCAGCGGTTGATGCAACGTCTGTAGTTGCTCACATGCAGGATCTTCAGAAGACAGCTCCTATTCCAACAGTTGCCGTCGGCCGCAGTATGGTGGGCGCGTTGTTGATGGCGTCAAATCTTAAAGACGGTCAGCAAGTGGGCCTTTTGTTTAAAGGCAGTGGTCCTTTGCAAAGCGTATATGCGGAAGCAGGTTACAATGGTCAAGTGCGTGGTTACACGCCAAATCCTACTTATCAACCTGCGAACTATGACAAAGGCTTGAGCTTGAAAGATGCGATGGGTATCGGTCTTTTGACAGTAGCTCGTCATCAACCTTTCCAAAAACAACCTTTCCACGGAACGGTTGAAATGGTGAGTGGTGAAGTGGGTGACGATATCGCTCACTACTTGAACCAATCGCACCAAATTCGCTCGGTGGTTTCATTGGGTGTTTATCTTGATACCAATGGTAAAGTGGCGAAAGCGGGTGGCGTGATCATCGAAGTTATGCCTGGTGTTGATGAAGCGGTTGTAGATCGCATTCAGCAAAACTATGAAAAGAATCGTCCGAATATTTCAAAAATGTTGATGGATGGCGCGCAACCTGTAGATCTTGTGAAACCCTTCATGGAAGGTATTGAGTTCGAAGAGCTTGAGCATGATCAATCGCTTGAATACTTCTGCCCATGCACGAAAGATCGTGTTGTGCGCGCGCTCGAAACTTTGGGTGAAGCGGAACTGCAAGATATGATCGATAAAAAAGAAGAAGTGCACGTGACTTGCCAAGTTTGTGGTAAGCCGTACAACGTGACGATTCCTGAAGTCGAAGCAATCAAGAAGCACCTTCACAAAGAATCAATGCACTAG
- a CDS encoding isocitrate/isopropylmalate dehydrogenase family protein: MMKLTVIPGDGIGPEIMSQVVRILKHVHAPFDYEEFQAGEVALAKVGSLLPDNTVESIQRTRLAIKGPTTTPIGGGHKSINVTMRQKFDLYANVRPVRSLPGVECVCKDVNLTIVRENTEDLYAGIERMVDDNTAESIKRITRKGSERIARYAFDLAQKTGRKQVAIVHKANIMKMSDGLFLKVSQEVGAKYPGIITRDVIVDNACMQLVTKPQQFDVIVTENLYGDILSDLCAGLVGGLGVVPGANIGENAAIFEAVHGSAPDIAGQNKANPTALLQSAVMLLQHVGENQKADQIMTALIKALSDINCRTGDLGGKGTTQSFADAIIQHLG, from the coding sequence ATGATGAAATTGACTGTCATTCCTGGAGATGGAATCGGTCCTGAGATTATGTCTCAAGTAGTCCGCATTCTTAAACACGTCCATGCTCCATTTGATTACGAAGAATTCCAAGCTGGTGAAGTTGCACTAGCAAAAGTGGGCTCTCTTCTTCCTGATAACACGGTTGAATCTATTCAACGCACACGTCTTGCGATCAAAGGTCCCACGACGACTCCAATCGGTGGTGGTCACAAATCCATCAACGTTACTATGAGACAAAAATTCGATCTTTACGCCAACGTGCGCCCAGTGCGTTCACTTCCTGGTGTCGAGTGTGTATGCAAAGACGTTAACTTGACGATCGTGCGCGAAAATACAGAAGACTTGTACGCAGGTATCGAACGCATGGTTGATGATAACACTGCCGAGAGTATCAAACGCATTACTCGCAAAGGTTCAGAGCGCATCGCTCGTTATGCTTTCGACCTCGCTCAAAAAACAGGTCGTAAGCAAGTGGCCATCGTTCACAAAGCAAACATCATGAAAATGTCTGATGGTTTGTTCTTAAAAGTTTCTCAAGAAGTTGGCGCAAAATATCCAGGCATCATCACTCGTGATGTGATCGTGGACAACGCGTGCATGCAGCTTGTAACTAAACCTCAACAATTCGACGTTATCGTGACTGAAAATTTGTACGGCGATATTTTAAGTGACCTTTGCGCAGGTCTTGTTGGCGGCTTGGGCGTGGTACCAGGTGCAAACATCGGCGAAAACGCTGCGATCTTTGAAGCAGTTCACGGTTCAGCACCAGATATCGCAGGTCAAAATAAAGCAAATCCAACAGCGTTGTTACAATCAGCTGTGATGTTGCTTCAACACGTGGGCGAAAATCAAAAAGCTGATCAAATCATGACGGCTTTGATCAAGGCCTTGTCAGACATCAACTGCCGCACAGGAGACCTTGGCGGTAAAGGAACGACTCAATCCTTCGCGGATGCGATCATCCAACATCTAGGTTAA
- a CDS encoding proline dehydrogenase family protein has protein sequence MSDIQTQIVARGEEILKRMESQSKASIFSKDFWYGSIMEWSMKNEKFKTNMFRFVDVLPSINSGDEVARHLKEYFSEDGGKLPPVFNVGLGLGSLAPGLMAGAIKKNVIGMAQMFITGETPDDALPVLKKARKNKMTFTVDILGEATLSEKEGQEYGNKCIELINWLAKDAEKWDEVPQIDRDHEGALPKVNISVKMTALYSQIKDAAWEDTKKVLKDRMRPIFRLGMQKGVFVNLDMEQYSVKHLTVEAYTELINEPEFKNYKFFGIVIQAYLRDSLDDIKSLTKFAQERGTPFWVRLVKGAYWDYETIEAEQRGWPVPVYTNKAESDANYEVCAKYLLENIKYIRPAFASHNVRTIAACMLYAEKLNIPKEALEFQMLYGMAEPIKKTIVDMGYRMREYAPVGELIPGMAYLVRRLLENSSNESWLRGKFADNKTTAELLKDPAQGLTPTSPIIAKKPGRFYNEPLLDFAIKADREKMQKAIAEFKATLPVTVPVMINGKEQTSGKVFERVNPSQADQVVGKIQMATIEQAEQAMQAAQTAFKTWKTVPAAKRAELVDKLADIMARDKFKLIATQVIEVGKPWAEADGDIGEAIDFCRYYARHMRELANPLRQGALPGELSQYIYKSRGVTAVIAPWNFPLAILAGMVTAAAVTGNTVVMKPAEQSSVVGWGLMKMIKEAGFPDGVINFLPGFGEEVGEYIVNHKFTTTIAFTGSKAVGLHILNKASLVQPGQTHVKRCIIEMGGKNAVIIDNDADLDEAVDGVLYSAFGFSGQKCSAASRVIVLDEVYDRFVDRMVESAKSIEILSAENPKAYMGPVVDKESYERILGTIAEAEKNHKLLFKANAPTTGYFAPAAIFGDVPGDSKLAQQEIFGPVVAVIRAKDLDQALEIANSTEYALTGGLFSRSPANIARVKEEFEVGNLYVNRGITGAMVDRHPFGGFKMSGVGSKTGGVDYLKQYMEPICVTENTLRRGFAPLEE, from the coding sequence ATGAGCGATATTCAAACGCAAATCGTTGCACGTGGTGAAGAGATTCTAAAACGCATGGAAAGCCAATCGAAGGCTTCCATCTTCTCAAAAGATTTCTGGTACGGCTCCATCATGGAATGGAGCATGAAAAACGAAAAATTCAAAACAAACATGTTCCGCTTCGTTGACGTGCTTCCGTCAATCAACTCTGGTGATGAAGTGGCTCGTCACTTGAAAGAATATTTCTCTGAAGATGGCGGCAAACTTCCTCCTGTATTCAACGTCGGTCTTGGTTTGGGTTCTTTGGCTCCAGGCTTGATGGCTGGTGCGATTAAGAAAAACGTCATCGGTATGGCGCAAATGTTCATCACTGGTGAAACTCCAGACGACGCCCTTCCGGTTTTGAAAAAAGCGCGCAAAAACAAAATGACTTTCACAGTCGATATTTTGGGTGAAGCGACTTTGTCTGAAAAAGAAGGACAAGAGTACGGCAACAAATGTATCGAACTTATCAACTGGCTCGCAAAAGATGCAGAGAAATGGGATGAAGTTCCACAGATCGATCGCGATCACGAAGGTGCTCTTCCAAAAGTAAATATCTCTGTAAAAATGACGGCTCTTTATTCACAAATCAAAGATGCTGCATGGGAAGATACTAAAAAAGTTTTGAAAGACCGTATGCGCCCGATCTTCCGTTTGGGTATGCAAAAAGGCGTGTTCGTAAACTTGGATATGGAGCAATACTCAGTCAAACATTTGACTGTTGAAGCTTACACAGAATTGATCAACGAACCAGAATTCAAAAACTACAAATTCTTCGGTATCGTTATCCAAGCTTATCTTCGTGACTCTTTGGATGACATCAAGTCTTTGACGAAGTTCGCGCAAGAGCGTGGCACTCCATTCTGGGTACGTCTGGTTAAAGGCGCTTACTGGGATTACGAAACTATCGAAGCTGAACAACGTGGCTGGCCAGTTCCAGTTTACACAAACAAAGCAGAGTCTGACGCGAACTACGAAGTGTGCGCGAAGTACTTGCTTGAAAACATCAAATACATCCGCCCTGCTTTTGCGTCTCACAACGTAAGAACAATTGCGGCGTGTATGTTGTATGCAGAAAAATTGAACATCCCGAAAGAGGCTTTGGAATTCCAAATGCTTTACGGAATGGCTGAACCAATTAAGAAAACAATCGTGGATATGGGCTACCGTATGCGCGAATACGCTCCAGTGGGTGAATTGATCCCGGGTATGGCGTACCTTGTGCGTCGTTTGCTTGAAAACTCTTCGAATGAATCTTGGTTGCGCGGTAAATTCGCTGACAACAAAACAACGGCCGAGTTGTTGAAAGATCCTGCACAAGGATTGACTCCAACATCACCGATCATCGCGAAAAAACCAGGTCGCTTCTACAATGAACCGCTTTTGGATTTCGCGATCAAAGCGGACCGCGAAAAAATGCAAAAAGCGATCGCTGAATTCAAAGCAACATTGCCAGTCACAGTACCAGTGATGATCAACGGCAAAGAGCAAACTTCTGGAAAAGTTTTTGAGCGTGTGAATCCATCACAAGCTGATCAAGTTGTTGGTAAAATCCAAATGGCGACGATCGAACAAGCTGAACAAGCTATGCAAGCGGCACAAACTGCTTTCAAAACTTGGAAAACAGTTCCAGCCGCAAAACGCGCAGAACTTGTTGATAAATTAGCTGACATCATGGCTCGCGATAAATTCAAACTTATCGCAACTCAAGTTATTGAAGTTGGTAAACCGTGGGCTGAAGCTGATGGTGACATCGGTGAAGCGATCGACTTCTGTCGTTACTACGCTCGCCACATGCGCGAATTAGCAAACCCACTTCGCCAAGGCGCTTTACCTGGTGAGTTGTCTCAATACATCTACAAATCACGTGGTGTGACGGCGGTTATTGCTCCATGGAACTTCCCATTGGCGATCCTGGCCGGCATGGTGACAGCTGCGGCTGTGACTGGAAACACTGTGGTGATGAAACCTGCAGAACAATCTTCGGTTGTTGGCTGGGGCTTGATGAAAATGATCAAAGAAGCTGGCTTCCCAGATGGCGTGATCAATTTCTTACCAGGTTTCGGTGAAGAAGTTGGTGAATACATCGTGAACCACAAATTCACGACGACAATCGCATTCACTGGTTCAAAAGCTGTGGGCCTTCACATCTTGAACAAAGCATCTTTGGTTCAACCAGGTCAGACACATGTTAAGCGTTGTATCATCGAGATGGGCGGTAAAAACGCTGTGATCATCGATAACGATGCGGACTTGGACGAAGCAGTTGATGGCGTTCTTTACTCGGCATTCGGTTTCAGCGGTCAAAAATGTTCTGCTGCTAGCCGCGTGATCGTGCTTGATGAAGTTTACGATCGTTTCGTTGATCGTATGGTTGAATCTGCAAAATCTATCGAGATCTTGTCTGCTGAAAATCCAAAAGCTTACATGGGTCCGGTTGTAGATAAAGAATCTTACGAGCGCATCTTGGGCACAATTGCAGAGGCCGAGAAAAATCATAAGTTGTTGTTCAAAGCAAATGCACCAACAACAGGTTACTTCGCTCCAGCAGCAATCTTCGGTGATGTTCCGGGCGATTCTAAATTGGCTCAACAAGAAATCTTCGGACCAGTTGTTGCTGTGATCCGCGCTAAAGATTTGGATCAAGCTTTGGAAATCGCAAATAGCACAGAGTACGCTTTGACTGGCGGCTTGTTCTCTCGTTCACCTGCGAATATCGCACGTGTGAAAGAAGAGTTCGAAGTTGGTAACTTGTACGTCAACCGCGGCATCACAGGTGCGATGGTTGATCGTCACCCATTCGGTGGTTTCAAAATGTCAGGCGTTGGTTCAAAAACTGGCGGTGTGGATTACTTGAAACAATACATGGAACCAATCTGCGTGACAGAGAACACTCTTCGTCGCGGTTTTGCTCCTCTTGAAGAGTAG
- a CDS encoding helix-turn-helix transcriptional regulator — translation MSRGLQPYIQDQFIEWGLTKTEGEIGLLLLKGLSLREISNIRGTSETTVRQQALVLYKKASVDGRHQFAALFLEELLSPCEYFNTQQKIAGT, via the coding sequence TTGAGTCGTGGGCTACAGCCATACATTCAAGATCAGTTCATTGAGTGGGGCCTGACGAAAACAGAGGGTGAAATCGGACTTCTTCTTTTAAAAGGATTGAGTCTTCGCGAGATATCAAACATTCGCGGAACTTCTGAAACCACAGTTCGTCAACAAGCGCTAGTTCTTTACAAAAAAGCTTCAGTTGATGGGCGTCATCAATTTGCAGCATTATTTTTAGAAGAGCTGCTGTCGCCGTGTGAATACTTTAATACTCAGCAAAAGATCGCGGGCACTTAG
- a CDS encoding phosphoglycerate mutase family protein, protein MKIYIFRHAQKAVDFSGDPDLTPEGHNQAQKLLDKVLKNELPTPTQLWVSPRKRTHSTFRPLAQELKIPLQEQEALLEQTHDETLVDFRRRVKNCLEAAASSQNGVIFMCSHYDWVVEALAVIPSDTDYSAYEYSQWSPCQHMGFEVTADGIFNFIELKRIPT, encoded by the coding sequence ATGAAGATCTACATCTTTCGTCATGCTCAAAAAGCCGTCGATTTCTCTGGGGATCCAGATCTGACCCCAGAAGGCCATAACCAGGCGCAAAAGCTGCTGGACAAAGTTCTAAAAAATGAACTTCCCACACCTACGCAGCTCTGGGTTTCTCCTCGTAAACGCACGCACAGCACCTTCCGTCCTCTGGCGCAGGAATTAAAAATTCCACTCCAAGAACAAGAGGCGTTGCTAGAACAAACTCACGACGAAACGCTTGTTGATTTCCGTCGCCGCGTAAAAAACTGTTTGGAGGCCGCAGCTTCCTCACAAAATGGCGTGATCTTTATGTGTTCACATTACGATTGGGTTGTTGAAGCCCTGGCCGTTATTCCAAGTGATACCGATTATTCTGCTTACGAATATTCGCAGTGGTCTCCATGTCAGCATATGGGTTTTGAAGTCACTGCTGACGGAATTTTTAATTTCATCGAGCTAAAAAGGATTCCAACATGA
- a CDS encoding transposase, whose translation MKSYAESRKDIAIDDPRLKASQAFGGILLRKARYRTRRPLSTKRSVHVVLRSSQAKGSLAFQHPKNRKRIEKLCSEYAQRFGIKLRHYANGSDHLHLIIKIKRKAAYANFIRALTGAIALKLTGANRTRGNQTRFWDFRPFTSLVDREPTYRLAKDYVTLNFLESLKIIPTNGLLLTKSFADSS comes from the coding sequence ATGAAAAGCTACGCGGAAAGCCGCAAGGACATTGCGATTGACGATCCCCGCTTAAAGGCTTCACAAGCTTTTGGTGGAATTTTATTGCGCAAAGCGCGCTACCGAACGCGTCGTCCGCTTAGTACCAAAAGATCGGTCCATGTGGTTTTGCGATCGTCGCAAGCCAAGGGATCACTCGCTTTTCAGCATCCCAAGAATCGCAAGCGCATTGAAAAATTATGTTCTGAATATGCTCAACGATTCGGCATTAAGCTGCGCCACTATGCTAACGGTAGCGATCATCTACATCTGATTATCAAGATTAAGCGCAAGGCCGCCTACGCCAACTTCATCCGCGCGCTGACAGGGGCCATCGCCTTAAAATTGACAGGGGCCAACCGCACCCGCGGAAACCAAACCCGTTTCTGGGACTTCCGCCCCTTCACAAGCTTAGTCGACCGCGAGCCCACTTACCGCCTCGCGAAAGATTATGTTACTTTGAATTTCCTAGAATCATTAAAGATCATTCCGACAAACGGACTTCTTTTAACCAAATCCTTCGCAGACAGCAGCTAA
- a CDS encoding rhomboid family intramembrane serine protease encodes MILPNPANIKDYTRFPLTITLVLLNVFIFILIFSGNQSAISNNNLLQEDGLALSGRIYYQYLQKLSSKDLFRKPEWVHAMRSDNSDQMTVLGSYALRDADFLNVAEKLSYRGDQVQIASWKTDMHDFRKQYSEQLLFRFGLSSLEKGPLSWLTYQFSHSTWLHLASNLMFLVVIGAAVESLAGSFVLLLVYVIGGLAGGLGFLLSQSSGTVPMVGASASISALLAFYCVAELRSRVRFFYFVSPMPGHHGSIYLPTFMIFPLFLLVDLANLWSTPEGLGSGVAYAAHLGGTLFGLLGGYAYRMGAKSHTVLTKY; translated from the coding sequence ATGATTTTACCTAATCCTGCGAATATCAAAGATTATACGCGTTTCCCACTGACGATTACGTTGGTGTTGTTAAATGTGTTTATCTTCATTTTGATTTTCAGCGGGAATCAATCGGCGATCTCTAACAATAATCTTTTGCAAGAAGATGGCTTGGCGTTATCAGGTCGCATTTATTATCAGTATCTGCAAAAATTATCTTCGAAAGATTTGTTTCGAAAGCCGGAGTGGGTGCATGCAATGCGCTCTGATAATTCGGATCAGATGACGGTGTTGGGTTCGTATGCTTTACGTGATGCTGATTTTTTGAATGTCGCAGAAAAACTTTCCTATCGCGGTGACCAAGTGCAAATCGCTTCTTGGAAAACCGACATGCATGATTTTAGAAAACAATATTCAGAGCAGTTGTTGTTCCGCTTTGGTTTAAGCTCTTTGGAAAAAGGGCCGCTGTCGTGGTTAACATATCAGTTTTCGCATTCTACGTGGTTGCATCTGGCTTCGAACTTGATGTTCTTAGTTGTGATTGGTGCTGCCGTTGAATCATTGGCAGGCAGTTTTGTTTTGTTGTTAGTGTATGTGATTGGTGGACTTGCGGGGGGCTTAGGCTTTTTACTTTCGCAAAGTTCAGGCACGGTTCCTATGGTGGGGGCGAGTGCTTCGATCAGTGCGCTTTTAGCATTTTACTGTGTGGCAGAGCTGCGTAGTCGTGTGCGCTTTTTCTATTTTGTGTCTCCTATGCCGGGCCATCATGGCTCGATTTATCTGCCGACTTTCATGATTTTTCCTCTTTTTCTATTAGTAGACCTGGCTAATCTTTGGTCAACACCAGAGGGGCTTGGAAGTGGTGTCGCCTATGCCGCGCACTTGGGTGGCACTTTATTTGGTTTATTGGGCGGTTATGCCTACCGAATGGGCGCAAAATCTCACACTGTCTTAACTAAATACTAA
- a CDS encoding HAMP domain-containing sensor histidine kinase has protein sequence MKPLFVNLLKRSSWPWLAVFTAVLVAIAGLSFSYEVYRARNSVTQYFSIWEEDIAQSLLVKKDNSLLQKILGQLRDVDSAVATVQVNPTEATKNLCVFNNEVPITLFSLPAGRVNVCYSSADLAWKSFTSPIFMLGLFLGLLFLFFGSRRELLNKLKAQELQAELSLNKEISTMSRQVAHDIRGPLMALTTLSKLSHEMSEDKKELLGLAVSRINGIAEDLLSKGKERLKDRNSDVAEASTEFAVTASLAAQSDLISISEKILKEYRFSHANIEFVWHQHVKASQVMVSLPEVKVQRILANILNNSIEAAPEKEAQISLSLLERDDCWLLQIMDNGCGIPEDVLPKLMSEGMSFGKENGNGLGLFDARKALQAIGGDLQLRSRVAVGTQVLLIFPKNAQSVKRSS, from the coding sequence ATGAAACCACTTTTCGTAAACCTATTAAAACGCAGCAGTTGGCCTTGGTTGGCAGTCTTTACGGCTGTCTTGGTGGCTATTGCGGGTTTGAGTTTTAGTTATGAGGTTTACCGCGCACGCAATTCCGTGACTCAGTACTTTTCGATCTGGGAAGAGGACATTGCGCAATCTTTGCTTGTTAAAAAAGACAATTCCTTACTGCAAAAAATCTTAGGTCAACTTCGTGATGTCGACAGTGCAGTTGCCACTGTGCAAGTGAACCCGACGGAAGCGACAAAAAATCTTTGTGTCTTTAATAACGAAGTACCAATTACGTTATTTTCGCTACCTGCGGGTCGCGTGAATGTTTGTTACAGCTCGGCGGATTTGGCGTGGAAGTCTTTCACGTCGCCGATTTTTATGTTGGGTTTATTCTTAGGATTATTGTTCCTCTTCTTCGGTTCACGTCGCGAGCTTTTAAACAAATTAAAAGCGCAAGAACTGCAAGCAGAGTTATCTCTGAATAAAGAAATTTCGACAATGTCTCGTCAGGTCGCGCACGACATTCGTGGACCATTGATGGCGTTAACGACTTTAAGCAAATTGTCCCACGAGATGAGCGAAGATAAGAAAGAACTTTTAGGTCTGGCGGTATCGCGTATCAACGGGATTGCTGAAGATCTTCTTTCTAAGGGTAAAGAGCGTTTGAAGGATCGTAATTCAGATGTAGCAGAGGCGAGTACTGAATTCGCGGTGACTGCTTCTTTGGCGGCTCAATCTGACCTTATTTCAATCAGTGAAAAAATTCTTAAAGAATATCGTTTTTCTCACGCGAATATCGAATTCGTGTGGCACCAACATGTGAAGGCGTCCCAAGTCATGGTGTCTTTGCCAGAAGTGAAAGTGCAAAGAATCTTAGCGAATATTTTGAATAATTCGATCGAAGCAGCCCCAGAAAAAGAGGCGCAAATCAGTTTATCATTGTTAGAACGTGATGACTGTTGGTTGCTGCAAATTATGGATAACGGCTGCGGAATTCCGGAAGACGTTTTACCAAAATTAATGTCGGAAGGTATGAGCTTTGGAAAAGAAAATGGCAATGGCTTAGGTTTGTTTGATGCTAGAAAAGCGCTGCAAGCTATCGGTGGCGATTTGCAATTGCGCTCGAGAGTGGCAGTAGGAACGCAAGTTCTTTTGATTTTTCCTAAGAACGCGCAATCCGTAAAACGCAGCTCTTAA
- a CDS encoding matrixin family metalloprotease: MWKWLGAALLLTTALFVQACAPKAQEDCGFVQNSYGERVSWKDQSPVTMYIHESVPNEYIPAIVSAAETWERNAGRKLFNIVTTKVGGDLAPHKDGRNIIYFMSTWEANRSTEQARTNLYWVGDQISEGDIRVNAKDFDFYWNSNRSSLKVNIEALILHELGHVLGLKHRDSGGSVMATYLPSGADRVALASTDVSDLKCEY; the protein is encoded by the coding sequence ATGTGGAAGTGGCTTGGAGCAGCTTTGCTCCTAACAACAGCTTTATTTGTTCAAGCCTGTGCGCCTAAAGCGCAAGAAGACTGCGGCTTCGTACAGAACTCCTATGGAGAGCGTGTGTCTTGGAAAGACCAATCTCCGGTTACAATGTACATTCATGAATCTGTTCCAAACGAATACATCCCCGCAATCGTGTCTGCTGCGGAAACGTGGGAGCGCAATGCCGGTCGCAAACTCTTTAATATCGTAACCACGAAGGTGGGTGGAGATTTAGCTCCACATAAAGATGGTCGTAACATCATCTATTTCATGAGTACGTGGGAAGCCAATCGTTCTACAGAGCAAGCGCGCACGAACCTTTACTGGGTCGGCGATCAAATCTCTGAAGGCGACATTCGTGTGAATGCTAAGGATTTTGATTTCTACTGGAACAGCAATCGTTCCTCTTTAAAAGTGAATATCGAAGCTTTGATCTTGCACGAGCTTGGACATGTTTTGGGTCTCAAACATAGAGACTCTGGCGGATCGGTCATGGCTACGTATTTGCCTTCTGGCGCGGATCGCGTGGCGTTGGCTTCGACGGATGTAAGCGATCTGAAGTGCGAGTACTAG
- a CDS encoding endonuclease I family protein, protein MMLSKLIKSVIVTTTLLFIGVAHAQQVSQTIPYYGEEFYRDLKSGASNDALILRIKTVLRSYHLVQANALDKIVTSCEDGQRGCYAHHAIGYNAARVWLMGGYYLKQDGNNGYAVWDVYCNEYRGRNEFRGGFPGPGSIPKNTVVNVEHTWPQSRFNRKFPDDLQKSDLHHLFPADAKLNGVRGNNWFGEVEKDTVFFEKCPDSGSRYGIGSAGTDDIFEPPMAHKGHVARALFYFALRYDLHIDQEEEAILKKWNREHPVDEDEARRNNEIFKAQGNRNPFVDYPELAEKISDF, encoded by the coding sequence ATGATGCTATCTAAGCTCATTAAGTCAGTGATTGTAACGACAACTTTGTTATTCATCGGTGTTGCGCACGCGCAGCAGGTATCGCAAACAATTCCTTACTACGGTGAAGAATTTTATCGCGATTTAAAATCGGGTGCCTCTAACGACGCTCTTATCTTAAGAATCAAAACAGTTCTTCGCAGTTATCATCTGGTGCAAGCAAACGCCTTGGATAAAATCGTTACTTCGTGTGAAGACGGTCAGCGTGGTTGTTACGCTCACCATGCCATCGGTTACAACGCGGCTCGCGTATGGTTGATGGGTGGTTACTACTTGAAACAAGATGGTAACAACGGTTACGCCGTATGGGACGTTTACTGCAATGAATACCGCGGTCGTAACGAATTCCGTGGTGGCTTCCCAGGCCCAGGTTCGATTCCAAAAAATACAGTTGTGAACGTAGAGCACACATGGCCACAAAGCCGTTTCAACCGTAAATTCCCAGATGATTTGCAAAAATCTGATTTGCACCATTTGTTCCCAGCAGATGCAAAATTGAACGGTGTGCGTGGTAACAACTGGTTTGGTGAAGTCGAAAAAGACACTGTGTTCTTCGAAAAATGCCCAGATTCAGGTTCTCGCTACGGTATCGGTTCAGCAGGCACGGATGATATCTTTGAGCCACCAATGGCTCACAAAGGTCACGTAGCTCGTGCGTTGTTCTACTTCGCTCTTCGTTATGATCTGCACATCGATCAAGAAGAAGAAGCCATCTTGAAAAAGTGGAACCGCGAACACCCTGTTGACGAGGACGAAGCTAGAAGAAACAACGAAATCTTCAAAGCTCAAGGCAACAGAAATCCGTTCGTAGATTATCCAGAACTTGCAGAAAAAATCTCAGACTTCTAG
- a CDS encoding fumarylacetoacetate hydrolase family protein — MIQNIWAVGRNYADHAKELGNEVPTSPLVFLKAGSCATLAAKEIHLPEWGKDIHHEMELALQFDENLQIDEACIALDLTERTKQAELKAKGSPWTLAKSFKEACPLSSFFPVADLEDLKNLELIFKVNGQVKQQGNTNQMIFTLEKLIDFVRQHFPVMPGDLLLTGTPAGVGPLKSGDTVEAEIVGKITHKWSVK, encoded by the coding sequence ATGATTCAAAATATCTGGGCTGTCGGTCGTAATTACGCTGATCACGCCAAAGAACTTGGCAATGAAGTTCCAACCTCTCCATTGGTATTTTTAAAAGCAGGAAGTTGTGCAACCCTTGCTGCAAAAGAAATTCATTTGCCGGAATGGGGCAAAGACATTCATCACGAGATGGAACTTGCTCTGCAATTTGATGAAAATCTGCAAATTGATGAAGCCTGTATCGCCCTAGATTTGACGGAAAGAACGAAGCAAGCCGAACTAAAAGCTAAGGGTTCACCTTGGACTTTAGCCAAAAGTTTCAAAGAAGCCTGCCCGCTTTCCTCATTTTTTCCTGTAGCGGATCTTGAGGATTTAAAGAACTTAGAGCTCATTTTTAAGGTCAACGGCCAAGTGAAGCAGCAAGGCAACACCAACCAGATGATTTTTACTCTGGAAAAGCTTATAGACTTCGTGCGTCAGCACTTCCCCGTGATGCCAGGAGACCTGCTTCTGACGGGCACTCCAGCCGGCGTGGGCCCCCTCAAAAGCGGCGATACGGTCGAGGCAGAAATTGTGGGCAAAATCACTCACAAATGGAGCGTAAAATAA